The following are from one region of the Methanomassiliicoccales archaeon LGM-DZ1 genome:
- a CDS encoding AAA domain-containing protein, translating into MQIGARIEELESQAAALTASAVDRDPKDALIIACTPQICMSRFLPNGAEGDKPALDADHIFIDEAGYCGVLLSTALLANGIPVTFLGDHKQLPPVCTLEKESMEGWAGKDPKMAWSFLWDMSALYTEDVLARDPQELADMYRAGAEPSFARTVKRDLTASHRFGDNLAGVLDRFVYRNGIRGLAEHPLEIICIDVRCGPRKERMNRPEAEAISEWIRREEPPAGSFCILTPYKNQYRVLRDTMPWSEGDALLTVHKSQGREWDTVILSVQDGEDCVRDVPLRFTSSSTATGMKVINTAVSRAKKRLVIVCDRGFWLPKEEELIGALVSDRVCQHVISYSDGRLSD; encoded by the coding sequence ATGCAGATCGGTGCGAGGATCGAGGAGCTGGAGTCTCAGGCGGCCGCCCTCACTGCATCGGCGGTCGACCGCGATCCGAAGGACGCGCTGATAATCGCCTGCACCCCGCAGATATGCATGTCGCGCTTCCTGCCGAACGGCGCCGAAGGGGACAAGCCGGCCCTGGATGCCGACCACATATTCATCGACGAGGCCGGGTACTGCGGGGTCCTCCTGAGCACCGCCCTGCTGGCCAACGGCATCCCCGTGACGTTCCTGGGGGACCATAAGCAGCTGCCCCCGGTGTGCACCCTGGAGAAGGAGAGCATGGAGGGATGGGCGGGGAAGGACCCCAAGATGGCCTGGTCCTTCCTCTGGGACATGTCCGCCCTCTACACCGAGGATGTCCTCGCCAGGGATCCGCAGGAGCTTGCCGACATGTACCGCGCAGGGGCGGAGCCCTCTTTCGCCCGCACGGTCAAGCGCGACCTCACCGCCTCCCACCGCTTCGGGGACAACCTCGCCGGGGTCCTCGACCGCTTCGTCTACCGCAACGGCATCAGGGGATTGGCCGAGCATCCGCTGGAGATAATCTGCATTGATGTCAGGTGCGGCCCGAGGAAAGAGCGCATGAACAGGCCGGAGGCCGAGGCCATCTCGGAATGGATCCGGCGCGAGGAGCCTCCCGCAGGGAGCTTCTGCATCCTGACCCCGTACAAGAACCAGTACCGCGTCCTCCGCGACACCATGCCGTGGTCGGAGGGGGACGCCCTGCTGACCGTGCACAAATCCCAGGGGAGGGAATGGGACACGGTCATCCTGAGCGTGCAGGACGGCGAAGACTGCGTCCGCGACGTCCCTCTCAGGTTCACATCCTCATCCACGGCGACGGGCATGAAGGTCATCAACACCGCGGTCTCCCGTGCCAAGAAGAGGCTGGTCATCGTCTGCGACCGCGGTTTCTGGCTCCCCAAGGAAGAGGAGCTGATCGGCGCCCTGGTATCGGACAGAGTGTGCCAGCATGTAATATCGTATTCTGACGGCAGGCTGTCCGATTGA
- the argJ gene encoding bifunctional ornithine acetyltransferase/N-acetylglutamate synthase — protein sequence MVEIIDGGITTPQGFKAAGVHSGVKYRSLDLGLLYSEVPATAFKAFTSNKVKAAPVQLMMKQNSPKLSAVVVNSGNANALTGRRGLEDAETMQRAVAAELNLEPTQVGVMSTGLIGRFMDMHKIQYGISKAARQLDVGREADGLLCEAIMTTDTVKKECSVRVRLGDGTLVYVSAISKGSGMIAPHLKVLHGTTLTMITTDAVLTPKFQDTFQQILDDSLNMVSVDGDQSTNDTCLMLANGLAGGEAADDDPAFADALRMVMTKIAKTIAMDGEGASKLVTVEVTGAESDSDARKVVKTIINSPLVKAAIFGADPNYGRIMMALGNSGVNFNLDEVHLTIKGGDMEVPILDSGAPVFQEERSVEVVRMAMDNKEVIFQLDLGVGNGKATGWGCDLTYDYVRINAEYAS from the coding sequence ATGGTAGAGATTATCGACGGGGGCATAACGACCCCCCAGGGTTTCAAAGCGGCCGGGGTGCACAGCGGAGTCAAGTACCGCTCCCTCGACCTGGGGCTCCTCTATTCCGAGGTCCCGGCGACTGCGTTCAAGGCGTTCACCTCCAACAAGGTCAAGGCGGCGCCCGTGCAGCTCATGATGAAGCAGAACTCCCCCAAGCTGTCGGCCGTGGTCGTCAACAGCGGGAACGCGAACGCCCTCACCGGCCGCCGCGGCCTGGAGGATGCGGAGACCATGCAGAGGGCGGTCGCTGCCGAGCTCAACCTCGAGCCGACTCAGGTGGGGGTCATGTCCACCGGCCTCATCGGCCGCTTCATGGACATGCACAAGATCCAGTACGGCATCTCCAAGGCCGCCAGGCAGCTCGACGTCGGCCGCGAGGCGGACGGCCTGCTCTGCGAGGCCATCATGACCACCGACACCGTGAAGAAGGAATGCTCGGTCCGCGTCCGCCTGGGCGACGGCACCCTGGTCTACGTGTCCGCGATCTCCAAAGGCAGCGGCATGATCGCGCCCCACCTGAAGGTGCTCCACGGGACCACGCTGACGATGATCACCACCGACGCGGTCCTGACCCCCAAGTTCCAGGACACGTTCCAGCAGATCCTCGACGATTCCCTCAACATGGTGTCCGTGGACGGCGACCAGTCCACCAACGACACCTGCCTGATGCTCGCCAACGGCCTCGCCGGGGGCGAGGCGGCCGACGACGACCCGGCCTTCGCCGACGCCCTGCGCATGGTCATGACCAAGATCGCCAAGACCATCGCCATGGACGGAGAAGGTGCCAGCAAGCTCGTCACCGTGGAGGTCACCGGGGCCGAGAGCGACTCCGACGCCCGCAAGGTCGTCAAGACCATCATCAACTCCCCGCTCGTGAAGGCCGCCATCTTCGGCGCCGACCCGAACTACGGGCGCATAATGATGGCCCTCGGGAACAGCGGGGTCAACTTCAACCTCGACGAGGTCCACCTGACCATCAAAGGCGGCGACATGGAGGTCCCCATCCTCGATTCGGGCGCTCCGGTGTTCCAGGAGGAGAGGTCCGTCGAGGTCGTGAGGATGGCCATGGACAACAAGGAGGTCATCTTCCAGCTCGACCTCGGAGTGGGCAACGGGAAGGCCACCGGCTGGGGCTGCGACCTCACCTACGATTATGTCCGCATCAACGCGGAGTACGCATCCTGA
- a CDS encoding aspartate aminotransferase family protein produces the protein MEFDKVKELSQRYLFPNYGRLDLAFERGEGCYLYDDEGKQYLDTVAGIAVCSLGYSHPEWVKAMRDQVSHLVHVSNLYYIKEQAQLAQRISTITPEPITRTLFCNSGAEANEGAMKTAVRYTGRTKIMSALNGFHGRTSAAMGATGQKNIQNSFEALINKDAYVYYNFNDLEDVKAKMTKDTAALIVEGIQGESGVHPATREFFRGVRDLCTDNGTLMIVDEVQTGMGRTGQWWCCDALGVIPDIMTTAKGLAAGMPIGAVMSTDEIASVMTPGTHGTTFGGNPLVTASGCAVIDIINREHLLENVRTVGEAWTKDLKALQADFPNKIVDVRGMGFIQGVEISTPEEAASIRDYMIGHQVLVNLAHGKTVRLIPPLIFSMKQKDDFMKVFSEAVALL, from the coding sequence ATGGAATTCGATAAAGTCAAGGAGCTGAGCCAGAGATACCTGTTCCCGAACTACGGTCGCCTGGACCTTGCGTTCGAGAGGGGAGAGGGCTGCTACCTGTACGACGACGAGGGGAAGCAGTACCTCGACACCGTGGCGGGCATCGCCGTCTGCTCCCTCGGGTACTCGCACCCGGAATGGGTCAAGGCCATGCGCGACCAGGTGTCCCACCTGGTGCACGTCTCCAACCTCTACTACATCAAGGAGCAGGCGCAGCTGGCACAGCGCATCTCCACCATAACCCCCGAGCCGATCACCCGCACACTGTTCTGCAACAGCGGCGCAGAGGCCAACGAGGGCGCCATGAAGACCGCTGTCCGCTACACCGGGAGGACCAAGATCATGTCCGCCCTGAACGGGTTCCACGGAAGGACCTCGGCCGCCATGGGAGCCACCGGGCAGAAGAACATCCAGAACTCGTTCGAGGCGCTCATCAACAAGGACGCGTACGTCTACTACAACTTCAACGACCTCGAGGATGTCAAGGCGAAGATGACCAAGGACACCGCTGCGCTCATCGTCGAAGGGATCCAGGGGGAGTCCGGGGTCCACCCGGCGACCCGCGAGTTCTTCAGAGGCGTCCGCGACCTCTGCACCGACAACGGCACCCTGATGATCGTCGACGAGGTCCAGACCGGAATGGGAAGGACAGGCCAGTGGTGGTGCTGCGATGCCCTGGGCGTCATCCCGGACATCATGACCACCGCCAAGGGCCTGGCCGCGGGCATGCCCATCGGAGCCGTCATGTCCACCGACGAAATCGCTTCCGTCATGACCCCCGGGACCCACGGGACCACCTTCGGCGGCAACCCCCTGGTCACCGCCAGCGGATGCGCCGTCATCGACATCATCAACCGCGAGCACCTCCTCGAGAACGTCAGGACCGTCGGCGAGGCCTGGACCAAGGACCTCAAGGCCCTCCAGGCCGACTTCCCGAACAAGATCGTCGACGTCCGCGGAATGGGCTTCATCCAGGGCGTGGAGATATCCACTCCCGAGGAGGCGGCGTCCATCAGGGACTACATGATCGGCCACCAGGTCCTGGTCAACCTCGCCCACGGCAAGACCGTCAGGCTCATCCCGCCGCTCATCTTCTCGATGAAGCAGAAGGACGACTTCATGAAGGTCTTCTCCGAGGCCGTCGCCCTGCTCTGA
- the gdhA gene encoding NADP-specific glutamate dehydrogenase translates to MASIKNELSNKYLQGVYRDLKKRYPEQKEFLEAVMEVFISLQPVVEARPEIQKNAIIERLVEPERTIMFRVPWMDDKGKVHVNRGYRVQFNSAIGPYKGGLRLHPSVNLSILKFLGFEQIFKNSLTTLPIGGGKGGSDFDPKGKSDNEIMRFCQSFMTELYRHIGPDTDVPAGDIGTGGREIGYMYGQYKRLRNEFTGVLTGKAIPAGGSLARTEATGFGLCYFMQEYMKDYKMSFKGKTVVISGSGNVAIYACQKATELGAKVVAVSDSNGYIYDPAGIDYRNLQLIKEQKRDRIKTYLNYDFGKKAQYFEGCKGIWTIKCDIALPCATQNEIDGESAEILVKNGCKAVGEGANMPSTPEAIAVYKANKVLFGPAKAANAGGVATSALEMCQNSARLSWTFEEVDKKLNDIMVTIYHNSANAAKKYGFEGDIQVGANIAGFEKVCDAMLWEGISY, encoded by the coding sequence ATGGCATCAATCAAAAACGAACTGAGCAACAAGTACCTTCAGGGCGTCTACCGCGACCTGAAGAAGCGCTACCCTGAGCAGAAAGAGTTCCTCGAGGCCGTCATGGAGGTCTTCATCTCCCTGCAGCCCGTCGTCGAGGCCCGCCCCGAGATCCAGAAGAACGCCATCATCGAGAGGCTCGTCGAGCCCGAGAGGACCATCATGTTCCGCGTCCCCTGGATGGACGACAAAGGGAAGGTCCACGTCAACCGCGGGTACCGCGTCCAGTTCAACTCGGCCATCGGACCCTACAAGGGCGGGCTCAGGCTCCACCCCTCCGTCAACCTGTCCATCCTGAAGTTCCTCGGCTTCGAGCAGATCTTCAAGAACTCCCTCACCACCCTGCCCATAGGCGGCGGCAAGGGAGGATCCGACTTCGACCCCAAGGGCAAGTCCGACAACGAGATCATGCGCTTCTGCCAGTCCTTCATGACCGAGCTCTACAGGCACATCGGCCCCGACACCGATGTCCCCGCCGGCGACATCGGAACCGGCGGAAGGGAGATCGGCTACATGTACGGCCAGTACAAGAGGCTCAGGAACGAGTTCACCGGAGTCCTCACCGGCAAGGCCATCCCCGCCGGCGGATCCCTCGCCAGGACCGAGGCCACCGGCTTCGGCCTCTGCTACTTCATGCAGGAGTACATGAAAGACTACAAGATGTCCTTCAAGGGGAAGACCGTCGTCATCTCCGGATCCGGGAACGTCGCCATCTACGCCTGCCAGAAGGCCACCGAGCTCGGCGCCAAGGTCGTCGCTGTCTCCGACTCCAACGGGTACATCTACGACCCCGCCGGCATCGACTACCGCAACCTCCAGCTGATCAAGGAGCAGAAGAGGGACAGGATAAAGACCTACCTCAACTACGACTTCGGGAAGAAGGCCCAGTACTTCGAGGGCTGCAAGGGCATCTGGACGATCAAGTGCGACATCGCTCTCCCCTGCGCGACCCAGAACGAGATCGACGGCGAGTCCGCCGAGATCCTCGTGAAGAACGGATGCAAAGCCGTCGGAGAGGGAGCCAACATGCCTTCCACTCCTGAGGCGATCGCCGTCTACAAGGCCAACAAGGTCCTCTTCGGTCCTGCCAAGGCCGCCAACGCCGGAGGTGTCGCCACCTCTGCCCTCGAGATGTGCCAGAACTCCGCAAGGCTCTCCTGGACCTTCGAGGAGGTCGACAAGAAGCTCAACGACATCATGGTCACCATCTACCACAACTCCGCCAACGCGGCCAAGAAGTACGGCTTCGAGGGCGACATCCAGGTGGGCGCCAACATCGCGGGCTTCGAGAAGGTCTGCGACGCCATGCTCTGGGAGGGCATCTCCTACTGA
- the argB gene encoding acetylglutamate kinase, translated as MREIYLVKFGGNALGEGGLEKLCAEAAELQKEGISLVFVHGGGPAINAELERRGIVPKKVAGKRITDGPTMEVVESVLRSINGDIVAAMEKAGVRCVGMPGYFVAESRKDEPMTVIDEGKEMFVDYGLTGVPVKVDAQVIYDLVDDGVAPVIYPVGSDGTQHLNVNADTMAAAVAAAAGVKEMIAVTDVPGILRDVKDPSSKIDTVTLSQIDAMVKDGTISGGMIPKVIACRKAVEAGAESVRMVSGRTDGSIITGAIRGEPVGTLIVKGRSKRASSTDQQSSFKG; from the coding sequence ATGCGCGAGATCTATCTGGTGAAGTTCGGCGGGAACGCCCTCGGCGAGGGGGGCCTGGAGAAGCTCTGCGCTGAGGCCGCCGAGCTCCAGAAGGAGGGGATCAGCCTGGTGTTCGTGCACGGCGGAGGCCCCGCCATCAATGCCGAGCTCGAGAGGCGCGGCATCGTGCCCAAGAAGGTCGCCGGCAAGCGCATCACCGACGGGCCGACGATGGAGGTGGTGGAGAGTGTCCTCCGCAGCATCAACGGAGACATCGTGGCCGCCATGGAGAAAGCGGGGGTCAGATGCGTCGGCATGCCGGGCTACTTCGTGGCCGAGAGCAGGAAGGACGAGCCCATGACCGTCATCGACGAGGGGAAGGAGATGTTCGTGGATTATGGTCTCACCGGGGTTCCCGTGAAGGTGGACGCGCAGGTCATCTACGACCTCGTCGACGACGGCGTGGCACCTGTCATCTATCCCGTCGGGTCGGACGGGACCCAGCATCTCAACGTGAACGCCGACACCATGGCCGCGGCCGTGGCCGCCGCGGCAGGGGTGAAGGAGATGATTGCGGTCACCGATGTCCCCGGGATACTGAGGGACGTGAAGGACCCGTCGTCGAAGATCGACACCGTCACGCTGTCCCAGATCGATGCCATGGTGAAGGACGGCACTATCAGCGGAGGGATGATTCCCAAGGTCATCGCCTGCCGGAAGGCGGTCGAGGCAGGGGCGGAATCCGTCCGCATGGTCAGCGGCCGCACCGACGGAAGCATAATAACCGGCGCGATAAGAGGGGAGCCGGTGGGCACCCTCATCGTCAAAGGCCGATCGAAGCGGGCATCATCAACCGATCAACAATCATCATTCAAGGGATAA
- a CDS encoding DEAD/DEAH box helicase encodes MRGIRPAGAVNTVTFEELGVRPEIARAAEALGWAEPTRVQAEAIPAALSGRDIIAKAQTGTGKTGAYAMAALSRTEGGRHRPSVLVIVPTRELALQVELEFRKLSKTSRHYSLAVYGGADMRQQAEAIRRGADVIVGTPGRLRDMCERGILSLDSAEEAVIDEADRMMEMGFEEDLNAVLAHLPEGRHTMMFSATMTPSVERLEQSLLHDPVTIDATEGNVLSGLTRQYVIMCRREEKRDVLRAVLARGNPKAIVFCATKTMVDTLYEEMRDDRRVGTLHGDMPQELRERVVRKFRDNRTLVLIATDVAARGLDIEDVDLVVNFDAPSRAESYIHRIGRTGRAGREGTAVTIATRRDMDRIRLFEDATDVRIRRIEPEDLEEFSEPHEVVHHERRARPRPDKGPDQPPKKKPSGRAPDTVSLIINLGKKDGMTRTRIADMVRKRAGLPDEAVGKVGLGEESSFVEVDAMTADAVIDCVDGTVCEGKDVTCDYAPEKESFEESVARKKKEKRRWRGSSSAARKAWASEGDIAKAALLRRQAVRPFRHVRARP; translated from the coding sequence ATGCGGGGCATCCGCCCCGCCGGAGCTGTTAACACGGTCACCTTCGAAGAACTGGGCGTCAGGCCCGAGATAGCCCGCGCCGCCGAGGCGCTGGGATGGGCGGAGCCCACACGCGTGCAGGCCGAGGCCATACCCGCGGCCCTTTCGGGCAGGGACATCATCGCAAAGGCCCAGACCGGCACCGGGAAGACCGGGGCGTACGCCATGGCCGCCCTCTCCCGCACCGAGGGGGGTCGCCACCGGCCTTCGGTCCTGGTCATCGTCCCCACCCGCGAGCTCGCCCTGCAGGTGGAGCTGGAGTTCAGGAAGCTCTCGAAGACGTCCCGCCACTACAGCCTCGCCGTGTACGGCGGAGCGGACATGAGGCAGCAGGCCGAGGCCATCCGCAGGGGGGCGGACGTCATCGTCGGCACCCCCGGGCGCCTCCGGGACATGTGCGAGAGGGGCATCCTCTCGCTCGATTCCGCGGAGGAAGCGGTGATCGACGAGGCCGACCGCATGATGGAGATGGGGTTCGAGGAGGACCTGAACGCGGTGCTGGCACATCTTCCGGAGGGCCGCCACACCATGATGTTCTCGGCCACCATGACCCCTTCCGTCGAGAGGCTGGAGCAGAGCCTGCTGCATGATCCGGTGACCATAGATGCCACCGAGGGGAACGTCCTCTCCGGTCTCACCAGGCAGTACGTCATCATGTGCAGGCGCGAGGAGAAACGCGACGTCCTGCGCGCCGTCCTGGCCCGCGGGAACCCCAAGGCGATCGTCTTCTGCGCCACCAAGACCATGGTCGACACCCTTTACGAGGAGATGAGGGACGACCGCAGGGTGGGGACCCTCCACGGCGACATGCCCCAGGAGCTCAGGGAGAGGGTGGTCAGGAAGTTCAGGGACAACAGGACTCTTGTGCTCATCGCCACCGATGTCGCCGCCAGGGGCCTGGACATCGAGGATGTCGACCTGGTGGTGAACTTCGACGCCCCGTCCCGGGCGGAATCCTACATCCACAGGATCGGCAGGACCGGGAGGGCCGGCAGGGAGGGCACCGCTGTCACCATAGCCACCCGCAGGGACATGGACCGCATCCGCCTGTTCGAGGACGCCACCGACGTGCGCATCCGCAGGATAGAGCCGGAGGACCTCGAGGAGTTCTCCGAGCCGCATGAGGTGGTCCATCATGAGCGCAGGGCCCGCCCCCGCCCGGACAAGGGCCCGGACCAGCCCCCCAAGAAGAAGCCGTCGGGCAGGGCGCCGGACACGGTGTCACTCATCATCAATCTCGGTAAGAAGGACGGGATGACCAGGACCCGGATCGCGGACATGGTCCGCAAGAGGGCCGGCCTCCCGGACGAGGCGGTCGGTAAGGTCGGGCTCGGGGAGGAATCGTCTTTCGTCGAGGTCGACGCCATGACCGCTGACGCGGTCATCGACTGCGTGGACGGCACCGTCTGCGAAGGGAAGGACGTCACCTGCGACTACGCTCCGGAGAAGGAGAGCTTCGAGGAGAGCGTGGCCAGGAAGAAGAAGGAGAAGAGGCGATGGCGGGGGTCTTCTTCCGCGGCCAGGAAGGCCTGGGCATCTGAGGGCGACATCGCCAAGGCGGCCTTGCTGCGGAGGCAGGCCGTCCGACCGTTCCGACACGTTCGTGCTCGGCCTTGA
- the argC gene encoding N-acetyl-gamma-glutamyl-phosphate reductase, with protein MVYRVGIIGGTGYTGSELSRLLVKHPDVELAALTSRSNAGKKVSSVHGFLRGYTDISFTEKISDTEDLDLVLVATPYGVAMDEVPALRAQGIKCIDLSGDYRFSDPALYQKYYGKEHTDPEGMKEAVYGLPELFRNNIKGAGLVANPGCFATSAILAIAPIMKSGLVFPDVFVDGKSGTSGAGMTPSPRLHHPYCGESVIPYKVGTHRHQPEMDMAVGMFAGTGCDIAFVPNLVPIVRGIISACYMRLRDGAPQEDIDAVYEAQYGKERFVHYVENPSIRDVVGSNHAQVGAVRLDGDRLVAFGVLDNLVKGASGQAVQNMNLMLGLPESDGLDFPGLGV; from the coding sequence ATGGTCTACAGGGTTGGAATCATCGGAGGAACTGGTTACACGGGGAGCGAGCTGTCCCGCCTTCTCGTGAAGCATCCCGACGTGGAGCTCGCGGCCCTCACCAGCCGCTCGAACGCCGGGAAGAAGGTCTCGTCGGTCCACGGGTTCCTCAGGGGGTACACCGACATCTCGTTCACCGAGAAGATCTCGGACACCGAGGACCTGGACCTGGTGCTGGTGGCCACCCCCTACGGGGTCGCCATGGACGAGGTCCCCGCCCTGCGCGCCCAGGGCATCAAGTGCATCGACCTGTCCGGGGACTACCGCTTCAGCGACCCTGCCCTCTATCAGAAGTACTACGGCAAGGAGCATACCGACCCGGAGGGCATGAAGGAGGCCGTCTACGGGCTCCCGGAGCTCTTCCGCAACAATATCAAGGGGGCGGGCCTGGTGGCCAACCCGGGCTGCTTCGCCACCTCCGCGATACTCGCGATAGCCCCGATCATGAAGTCGGGCCTCGTCTTCCCCGACGTCTTCGTAGACGGGAAGAGCGGGACGTCCGGGGCCGGCATGACGCCGTCCCCCCGCCTCCATCATCCGTACTGCGGCGAATCGGTCATCCCGTACAAAGTGGGGACCCACCGCCACCAGCCGGAGATGGACATGGCCGTCGGGATGTTCGCGGGGACCGGCTGCGACATTGCCTTCGTCCCCAACCTGGTCCCGATCGTCCGTGGGATCATCTCGGCCTGCTACATGAGGCTCAGGGACGGCGCGCCGCAGGAGGACATAGACGCAGTGTACGAGGCGCAGTACGGGAAGGAGCGCTTCGTGCACTATGTGGAGAACCCGTCGATCCGCGATGTCGTCGGGTCCAACCATGCCCAGGTGGGGGCCGTCAGACTGGACGGGGACCGCCTGGTCGCCTTCGGCGTGCTCGACAACCTCGTCAAGGGGGCGTCCGGGCAGGCCGTGCAGAACATGAACCTGATGCTGGGGCTGCCGGAGTCCGACGGCCTCGACTTCCCGGGTCTCGGAGTGTGA
- a CDS encoding AAA family ATPase, which produces MRGRELVSVCTSAAEALLSFTGANGTNLSVAEVESYHTSGKEHIILVLARPIEDTDGLRIRIEDLCVTAEAEILFYDRDSRTLAAKVPAWVFNVASEEGHRFSIETDLSFLVRNLKEYYERFGESVSLPRSAPCIAGDAVPWPDGPAPTPEQREAVRAVLSSPMSYVWGAPGTGKTQEVLAASVSAYLAKGRRVAVIAPTNNAVEQVLRGLISAIGRSRELSGLDPAKAIIRLGTATEPFASEYPGICEGKGIRAIADKRRKDADLLRKVLAERRRDSVRGEVAELMSMQKRGERGKPFSDRIASLSRRLEGDREASALLARAEKGDGNALGELQRVMYGRDRPAGSIP; this is translated from the coding sequence ATGAGGGGCCGCGAACTGGTCTCCGTCTGCACGTCCGCGGCGGAGGCCCTGCTGTCGTTCACCGGGGCCAACGGGACCAATCTCTCTGTAGCAGAGGTTGAGTCGTACCATACGTCCGGGAAGGAGCACATCATCCTCGTGCTCGCCCGCCCCATCGAGGATACCGACGGGCTCAGGATCAGGATCGAGGACCTCTGCGTCACCGCGGAGGCGGAGATCCTCTTCTACGACAGGGACAGCCGCACCTTGGCGGCGAAGGTCCCAGCCTGGGTGTTCAACGTGGCTTCCGAGGAGGGGCACAGGTTCAGCATAGAGACGGACCTGTCCTTCCTGGTCAGGAACCTCAAGGAATATTACGAGCGCTTCGGGGAGTCGGTGTCCCTGCCCCGTTCGGCCCCGTGCATCGCCGGGGATGCCGTGCCTTGGCCCGACGGCCCCGCCCCTACCCCGGAGCAGAGGGAGGCGGTCCGCGCGGTGCTTTCGTCCCCCATGTCATATGTGTGGGGAGCTCCCGGCACCGGGAAGACCCAGGAGGTCCTCGCAGCTTCCGTCTCCGCTTATCTTGCAAAGGGGAGGAGGGTAGCGGTGATCGCTCCGACCAACAACGCCGTGGAGCAGGTACTGCGCGGGCTCATAAGCGCCATCGGCCGCAGCAGGGAGCTGTCGGGGCTGGACCCGGCGAAGGCCATCATCCGCCTGGGGACGGCGACCGAGCCGTTCGCCTCGGAGTATCCCGGCATATGCGAGGGGAAGGGCATCCGCGCCATCGCGGACAAGCGCAGGAAGGATGCGGACCTTCTCAGGAAGGTCCTCGCCGAGCGCCGCCGCGATTCCGTCCGCGGCGAGGTCGCAGAGCTCATGTCCATGCAAAAAAGGGGCGAGCGCGGGAAGCCTTTCTCCGACAGGATCGCCTCGCTCTCCCGGAGGCTGGAGGGCGACAGGGAGGCCTCTGCGCTGCTGGCACGTGCGGAAAAAGGCGACGGCAATGCACTGGGAGAACTTCAGAGGGTGATGTACGGGCGCGACCGTCCGGCGGGCTCGATCCCTTAG
- a CDS encoding ACT domain-containing protein, whose amino-acid sequence MAETPSRESLAERTRIYIDAHPSIKDCVSKGLINYSSLARMIMKDLDVENEEAVMIACRRYATKLSVTTDHELAILTVLKDSRLEMRTKTCIVTAKNDWTVLHKMDSLFKDLWNENSIMQCVQSASAVTIIADRMLRDRIMDTVGRFNIIKVRENLVEIVVKSPEKIVDTAGVIAYLITNLSDAGINIEETVSCHTDTIFIVDEPDMISAYSVLTKCIQSAEDTVGGKS is encoded by the coding sequence ATGGCAGAAACCCCCTCGCGCGAAAGCCTGGCTGAGCGGACCAGGATATACATCGATGCGCACCCGAGCATCAAGGACTGCGTTTCCAAAGGCCTCATCAACTACTCCTCCCTGGCCCGGATGATCATGAAGGACCTGGACGTGGAGAACGAGGAGGCCGTCATGATCGCCTGCAGGCGCTACGCCACCAAGCTCAGCGTCACCACCGACCATGAGCTTGCCATCCTCACCGTCCTCAAGGACAGCAGGCTCGAGATGAGGACGAAGACCTGCATCGTCACCGCCAAGAACGACTGGACCGTCCTCCACAAGATGGACAGCCTGTTCAAGGACCTCTGGAACGAGAACTCCATCATGCAGTGCGTGCAGTCGGCCAGCGCCGTTACCATTATCGCCGACCGCATGCTCAGGGACAGGATCATGGACACCGTCGGCAGGTTCAACATCATCAAGGTGAGGGAGAACCTCGTCGAGATCGTGGTGAAGTCCCCCGAGAAGATCGTCGATACCGCCGGGGTCATCGCCTACCTGATCACCAACCTCTCCGATGCCGGCATCAACATCGAGGAGACCGTCTCCTGCCACACCGACACCATCTTCATAGTCGACGAGCCGGACATGATCAGCGCCTACTCGGTGCTGACCAAGTGCATCCAGTCCGCCGAGGACACCGTCGGCGGCAAGAGCTGA